One window of Anaerolineales bacterium genomic DNA carries:
- a CDS encoding SDR family oxidoreductase, whose translation MKLLFIGGTGLISSACSDLAVKHGHELFLLNRSTSGKYHAPKGSMTLQADVHADSTHLSALLAGQRFDAVVDFIAFTPEDIERDLALFRDRTGQFVFISSASAYQKPVQNYLITEETPLENPFWEYSRNKIGCEILLMDEYRNNGFPVTIVRPSHTYGRTQIPFIYGSWTHPWTLISRMKEGKPVIVPGDGTSLWVLTWNEDFAKGFLGLLGNENAIGEAFQITSDEVLSWDQIYLEAYQALGAEPRLVHIPSDFIVRHDESSLGTLIGDKSNSVVFDNSKIKRFVPDYNCKVKWSEGLRRALAWFEAHPEFQTIDRAAIDKWDLILARYERAFA comes from the coding sequence ATGAAACTACTTTTTATCGGCGGCACGGGTCTAATCAGTTCGGCATGTTCCGACCTTGCCGTAAAGCACGGTCACGAACTCTTCCTTTTGAACCGCTCCACCTCGGGGAAGTATCATGCGCCGAAAGGTTCGATGACCCTGCAAGCTGATGTCCACGCCGATTCAACGCATCTTTCCGCCCTGTTGGCTGGTCAGCGCTTCGATGCGGTCGTTGACTTCATTGCTTTTACTCCCGAAGACATCGAGCGGGACCTTGCGCTTTTCCGTGACAGGACCGGCCAGTTCGTGTTCATTTCCTCCGCCAGCGCATATCAAAAACCGGTGCAGAATTATCTCATCACGGAAGAGACACCGCTGGAGAATCCCTTTTGGGAGTATTCAAGAAACAAGATCGGCTGCGAGATCTTGCTGATGGACGAATACCGCAATAACGGATTCCCGGTCACCATCGTCCGCCCGTCGCACACATACGGACGGACGCAAATCCCTTTCATCTACGGGAGTTGGACCCACCCCTGGACGTTGATCTCACGCATGAAAGAAGGCAAACCTGTCATCGTACCCGGAGACGGGACCTCGCTGTGGGTTTTGACCTGGAACGAAGATTTTGCCAAAGGCTTTCTCGGCCTGCTTGGGAACGAGAACGCCATCGGCGAAGCCTTTCAGATCACATCGGATGAAGTCCTCAGCTGGGATCAGATCTACCTCGAAGCGTATCAAGCCCTGGGCGCGGAGCCGAGGCTGGTCCACATCCCTTCGGATTTCATCGTCCGCCACGATGAATCGTCCCTGGGAACGCTCATCGGCGATAAATCAAACAGCGTGGTCTTCGATAACAGTAAGATAAAACGCTTCGTGCCGGACTATAATTGTAAGGTGAAATGGAGCGAAGGCCTGCGACGGGCATTGGCATGGTTCGAAGCGCACCCCGAATTTCAAACCATTGACCGGGCGGCAATCGACAAATGGGATTTGATTCTCGCCAGATATGAGCGGGCGTTCGCTTAA